In the Leptospira terpstrae serovar Hualin str. LT 11-33 = ATCC 700639 genome, GTTTGTTTTCGATTAGAATTTCGCATCCAACTCGACAAAAGCCGAGTTTTATCCTGGTTTCAAGCATATTATAGCTAAAATGATAAAAAATTGTCGACAAATGCCCATGGAATCATAGTTTACAATCGACAGATGTCGGGTTTTAATAATCCAACTTTGGGGAAGGGAGAGAACGGATGAAAGATTCAAAAAAAGATACAGTGAAAAAGTCCATGTTAGCCGCCTGTATCAAGTTAGCTGATTTGGGTTTTTTAGCGGGAGTTGGTGGGAATTTAGCCGTTCGAATCAATTCTGAACTTATGGCAGTTACCCCTTCTGCTACTGATTATTATACAATGAAACCGGACGATCTTTGTATCTTACAAATCAAAGATTTAAAAATGGTAGAGGGCACCAAACAACCAACAACGGAAAGCGGACTCCATGCAGCATTTTTTAAATTGAGACCTGAAATTGAAGTCAGTTTACACACCCACCAACCACTTGCCAGTGCCGTCTCCCTCCTCGGTTTGGATATGGATATTGAGTCCATTGAAGGGAAAAAAAATATAGGTAATTTAATTCGGATCGTACCTTACGCACCTTCTGGAACTTCCTTTCTTGTTAGCGCATTTAAAAATAGGATTAGTAAAGATACCAATGGTTATCTACTCCGAAACCATGGATTTGTTTGTGGGGCTTTTACACTCGAACAAGCAATCGCCAATGTAAAGTTAGTGGAAAAGGAAGCGGCTCGTTTTTTACGAAAGAGAATCGAAAAAAATACTAACTTATCTTATATGCCAAACTCGGTGAAAGAACAATTACTATCAGCTCTATAAAACTTAATCTATAATAATTAGAATCCAATGAAAACAAAAACATATAAAAAAACAAATCCAAAACTAAAAACAAATTCCGATATAGTCGAGCTAAATCATTTATGGCACCGCCTAGATTCGAAAGGTCTATTCCAAAAACATAAAGCAGACCTTTCCTTTCGTCTTCCAGGAAAAGGAAGTTTTTTACTAATGCACCGTGGGGAAGGAAAACAAACAAAAGTAGAAACCACTGAGTATTTTATAGAGAATCCTACTTCCTTCCTAAAACTAAATTCTATACCTGAGGAAACACTGGCTATCATCCGGTTCCATGCAAGTTTTTATTCTTTAAGACCTGATGTAGGTGCGATTGTTTGTTTCCAACCTGTTTGGAGTTCCTTACTGAAAACACTCGACCACCCACTTCCCTTGGTCTTTGATGAACAGTGCCGTCAGCTCGGTGCCCCTGTAGAAATTTTACCAAAACGAATCGATGGCTCGATGGAAGCGGGTTCGATTGTCCAATCGGGAGCCAATGCTTTTCTCCAAGAGAATGGAGTTGTGATCACAAGTGTCACTCGTGACAAAGCCATTTACAATTGTGAGTTGATCGAAAAATGTTCTAAAGCCTATCTATTAGCCCACTCTACCGGAAGTCCTATCCGAAGGATTCCTTGGTGGGTTCGATTGATTGCCAAAAGTAGACTCAAGAAAGACGAAAAAAAAGCCAGTGCCGCTTATTTACGAGGCGAAACACCGACTGGGTTTAAAGCGTATTAACTGGATTTGATACGACCAATTCTACCTTTCTGAGGTTTCTAATGAATCCCTAAATAGATATCAAACTGTGAATGGTTTGGATCCTTTGCATTGGCACCATAGATTTCTAAATCGGCTTTGTAGGAACGATTCTTCTTATATTTCTCTTCCTTCCAAATGGTCTGCCAAGTTTCCATTCCAATCTCTGCAATCGGACCCCAAGGAGTAGGAACTTGGATGTAATCAGATGCTGGGATTGTAACTGAAGTTAGATGATGCCGAAGAACTCCGACAGAATGAACGGCAGCACCAATTAAGATTGAGTATTCCCCATTTTCATCGGATTCAAATTCTGTGTAGGTTGCCATAAATTCGTATGGATTGGTTCTATTTTGGATCTCGGAAAGAATTCCTTTTTCCCAAAACTGCTGCCATAGTCCTGCGATTTTTCCCTTTCCCTCCCTTTCCAGACGATTGGAAGTTCTAGCTTTGATCCCAACAAGGGTAATAGATTCTAAATGAATTTTGTTCTGAGTTGTGTTTTCCATACCACTATCCTAGCAGAATGGTTTGTGCCTTTCTTGACTATTTGTGCTTTTTATTGCGAAAGCCAAACGATTAGGCCAATGCATAGAAAATTTTCTTTTTAAAAGTTGTCTGGAATCACTGGCAATGGATTTACTTAATCGGGATATAGATTTCTGATTCTGGGTTTATTTCCTTTTGGAAGCGGTCATCAAATAAATCAAAATCATCACTGAACTCTCTTTCGTAACCTGTGTTAGGCATCCAGGTTCCATAAATATACTTCCAACCATTTAGGATATCATCGTTTTGATTTCCAGTAATTGTAAATACCATATATTTTGCAGGTTTCATCCGGTGAGTGACAAAACCTTTGGGAACAGAAACATCCGAACTCACTTGAGCCCCGATAATCACATCGAAGTTTTCCGCATAATCCCAGTTTGTATAGATACCCATAAGAGAATGTCCCATACGTTGGGGAATGGATTCCATATGTCCGCCACCGATAAATTCAGCCCAGAATTTCGGAATATCAATTTCATTTTGGCATCTTTGCATTGTAGTACGGAAAGGTTTTCCCATAAGTATGAATTCATTTTTCGTTATGATTTGGGTTTTAATGCGAGAACCATCGACGCGAATCCCATCACGTAAAGAATCAATTTCCAATTTAGAAAAATTTCTATGTTCTGAATGTTTTCTGTAATCAGATGGGTTCAAACCATATTCTGAACGAAAGGCACGTAAAAAAGATTCAGGAGTGGTATAATGGTATTTTAGAGCAATATCGATAATTTTCTCTTTTCCAAGGATCAAATCATTTCCAGCTTCGTTTAGTCTTCGTTTCTTTAAATAAGTATAAACTGAGTAACCGGTAACATAACGAAATATTCTTTGAAAATGCCATCTGGATTGGAATGCATTTTTAGAAATATCCTCCACTCCAATGTCATCTCGTAAATGTTTTTCGATAAAATTGACAGCTAGTTTGATATGATCGTAGTAATCCATGGAATAAGGATGGTAAGAAGAACTTTGTCTAGACTTAAGTTCCTATTTCTTCTGGCCATTGGTTTTTAATTTCAAGAATCTTTGGTAAAACAGAAATGAATTTTTCAACAAGGATTGGATCAAAATGGGTTCCTGATTCTTTTTTTAAAAACTCTATGGCCACATCCACTTCCCAAGCTTTTTTATATGGCCTGACTGTGGTCAATGCATCAAATACATCGGCGATAGCAATGATTCTACCTTCTAAAGGAATCCCTTCTCCTTTTAATTGAAAAGGATACCCTGTTCCATCAAATTTTTCATGATGGGTAATGGCAATGGACTTGGCTAATTTTAATAAACTAGAGTTATGATCTCCAATGATTTCAGCACCAATCTGAGGATGGCGTTTCATAATTTCCCATTCTTCGGGTGTGAGTTTCCCAGGTTTTTGGATGATATGATCAGGAATACCGATTTTTCCCACATCGTGCATGGGAGCTGCATTTAATATTTCTTCCGCTGCTTCTGAAGAATATCCAAAAGCTAAAGCAAGGGTTTGGGAATAATGACTCATACGAATCACATGCATTCCCGTTTCATTGTCTTTGTATTCGGAAGCCATACCGAGTCTCTGGACAATTTGTAACCGAGTTGCCTTCACTTCATTTACGTTAACTAATGATAATTGGTTTTTGATTCTTGCTTTTACAATGGGAGGACTTACAGGTTTGATAATATAATCAACTGCTCCTAACTGGAACCCTTTTTCTTCATCACCTACTTCGGTAAGTGCCGTCACAAAGATCACTGGAATGTATTTTGTTTTTTCATTGGACTTAAGCACTTTACAAACTTCATGGCCTGTCATTTCAGGCATCATTACATCGAGTAATACAAGTTCAGGTTCCTCTGAGATTGCCAGTTCAATTCCCTTGGCACCATCTTTAGCAAACAAAAGATGATAGTCATTTTGCAAAATTTCATTCAGAATTTGTAAGTTAGTTGGTTCATCATCCACAATTAGGACTTTTGGTTTAGCATTCATTTTCACTACTGCTCTTCCTTAATTTGAATTTTTAAATCGTTTAACAGTTTTATCGAATTCTCAAAGTCAAACTGTTGGATCGATGATTCCATTCCAAAAATAAGATTCAAAAATTTCGTTTCCGATAGTAGATTAGATAAAACATTCCACTCCTTTTGGTCTAAGGAACCTTTGGAAAATGATTCTGTTAAAACACCGATAGATTTCAGAATGTCAATTTTTTCGGATTCTAATAGGACTTTGGTTTGAGTCTGAATCACTTCCTCTTTCGCTATTTTTCTTCCAAATTCTTTTAAAAACTGGCCATAACTTTCCCGAAATGCCTCTTGCAGACTTTCAAAATCTGCTTGGGTCAGTTTTCCATTCTGCAATTTGTTTTCCAAACCATTGGAAATTTCCGAAAGTAGAACCACTCCTAAGTTAGACGAAACACCTTTGATTTTATGTAAAAAAGCCTGTTCTCCGGAAGGGTTCCCCAAATGAATCAAACTTTCCTCAATCTCAAATTGGAAATCCCGGAAAAAACCATCTAACATCGAAACATATTTTTCTAAGGATCCAAAAAGAGAAATTCCTCTTTGGGTTTGAAAAGCTTCTTTCGGATTCACTTTCGTATTCATGGGAACCGATTTTACCAAACTGCCTTGGATCAACTTTTTAATTTCAAAAAATAAATCGTGGATATCAATGGGCTTTGATACAAACCCATCCATTCCAGCATTTTTTGCAGAAACTTTATCTTCTTCAAACACACTGGCTGACAAAGCTATGATAGGTGTACGGATACTACTGCTTTTTTCATAATCACGAATTTGACGAGTGGCTTCTAAACCATCCATCTCAGGCATTTGGATATCCATTAATACTAAATCAAATTTTTTAGACTTAAAAAACTCCAACGCCTCCCTTCCATTTTTGGCAATTTCCACCTTGTGTCCGTTAGATGTCATTAATAGTTCAATGAGCTCGACGTTCTGTTTGACGTCATCCACGATCAGTATATCCATACTCGGCAAATCAAATTGAATTTTTTCATTGAACTCTAAAATGGGATTCCCTTTTTCCAGAGGAAGGGATACATAAAAATGAGTACCAGCACCAAGTTCACTTTCTACCCAAATCTTTCCTTTCATAAGTTCTACTAATTGTTTGGAGATCGTAGTCCCAAGTCCTGTCCCACCAAACTTACGACTCATGGAAACATCCGCTTGTGTGAATGGATCAAAAATTTTTTCTAACCTATCAGGAGCAATGCCTATCCCACTATCTTGAATATGAAAAAGAACCTCTTCTTCTTTTGTTGTGATACTGAGTTGGATAAAACCTTCTTTTGTAAATTTAATTGCATTTCCAAGTAAGTTGGTTAAAATTTGTCGGATGCGAAGACTGTCTCCTTTGTAGTATTCTTCTAGATTTTCTGCTAGAGAATACTGAAACTGTAATCCCTTTCTTTTTGCCTCGATTCCCATGGCAGAACATACTTGATCTACAAGTGAGAGTAAAGAAAAATCTATGATTTCAAGTTCTACTGCACCACGATCCAATTTTGCTGAATTCAGTACATCATTCAGTAACCGTAACAAAGATTTTGCGGAATTCTTAACAGTTTCTAATTGTTTTTTCTGATTTCCATACAACTCCCCCGCTAACAATACTTCGGTAAATCCAATGATAGCATTCATAGGAGTTCTGATTTCATGGCTCATGTTAGCTAAAAATGTAGTTTTAGTGATGGCTGCCATCTCCGCCTTTTCCTTGGATTCAATCAGTGCTTCTTCAATCATCCTCCTATCCGTGTTGTCTAAAATCACACCATCCAAAAATTTAACTTTTTTTTCTTCATCGAAAACAAGGCCACCGTATTCTAAAACCCAACGAATTTCCCCTGATTTTTGAATGATTCGATAATTCAAAACAAATGTATCGGTAGTATCGATTGCATTTTGAATGATATTAGAAACATGAATCCGGTCTTCTGGGTGGATGATTTCTGAAAAAGTTCTTTTGCGATTCGGTTCCAAAAAATCACTGGAAGGATAACCCGATAAACTTTGTATCGAATCACTCATAAACACTGTAGTCCAATACTCATCCACCAAACATCTGTAAACTACTCCCGGAATATTTTGAATGAAAGATTGCATTTGTTCTTCATTTGATTTTAATGCTTTTTCAATAATGACTCTTTCCGTTATATCACTGATCAATCCTACAAAAATGT is a window encoding:
- a CDS encoding class II aldolase/adducin family protein, with translation MKDSKKDTVKKSMLAACIKLADLGFLAGVGGNLAVRINSELMAVTPSATDYYTMKPDDLCILQIKDLKMVEGTKQPTTESGLHAAFFKLRPEIEVSLHTHQPLASAVSLLGLDMDIESIEGKKNIGNLIRIVPYAPSGTSFLVSAFKNRISKDTNGYLLRNHGFVCGAFTLEQAIANVKLVEKEAARFLRKRIEKNTNLSYMPNSVKEQLLSAL
- a CDS encoding GyrI-like domain-containing protein, producing MENTTQNKIHLESITLVGIKARTSNRLEREGKGKIAGLWQQFWEKGILSEIQNRTNPYEFMATYTEFESDENGEYSILIGAAVHSVGVLRHHLTSVTIPASDYIQVPTPWGPIAEIGMETWQTIWKEEKYKKNRSYKADLEIYGANAKDPNHSQFDIYLGIH
- a CDS encoding AraC family transcriptional regulator; amino-acid sequence: MDYYDHIKLAVNFIEKHLRDDIGVEDISKNAFQSRWHFQRIFRYVTGYSVYTYLKKRRLNEAGNDLILGKEKIIDIALKYHYTTPESFLRAFRSEYGLNPSDYRKHSEHRNFSKLEIDSLRDGIRVDGSRIKTQIITKNEFILMGKPFRTTMQRCQNEIDIPKFWAEFIGGGHMESIPQRMGHSLMGIYTNWDYAENFDVIIGAQVSSDVSVPKGFVTHRMKPAKYMVFTITGNQNDDILNGWKYIYGTWMPNTGYEREFSDDFDLFDDRFQKEINPESEIYIPIK
- a CDS encoding class II aldolase/adducin family protein — encoded protein: MKTKTYKKTNPKLKTNSDIVELNHLWHRLDSKGLFQKHKADLSFRLPGKGSFLLMHRGEGKQTKVETTEYFIENPTSFLKLNSIPEETLAIIRFHASFYSLRPDVGAIVCFQPVWSSLLKTLDHPLPLVFDEQCRQLGAPVEILPKRIDGSMEAGSIVQSGANAFLQENGVVITSVTRDKAIYNCELIEKCSKAYLLAHSTGSPIRRIPWWVRLIAKSRLKKDEKKASAAYLRGETPTGFKAY
- a CDS encoding MHYT domain-containing protein, with amino-acid sequence MGFEILKHFFIFDSSQTYFVEGSYNYWLVSLSVFISIFASWISLYMLNRFSNVENRYSRLAILFTSSLSMGGAVWSMHFIGMMSFELCTKVTYNKSITILSILPSFFASYFALVSLNKKEISRKELISVGVIVGSGIGFMHYMGMAAMEMRPKLMYDPLLFSVSLVVAISLAILSIFIQFRLKKRNLKIKNIYLTLVSGVVMGSAISGMHYTGMAAARFVTERNQILESSNPDQLFLAFLVSIGSIFVIGSAVATIAFISYKDLFQNLQKSESRLRAIIETAADAIVMINTKGIVQEFNITAEKMFGWKAKEIIGKNVNILMPNPYQSEHDGYLSNYLKTGNAKIIGVGRETEAIRKDGSIFPIRLAIGHTKLPQDDIFVGLISDITERVIIEKALKSNEEQMQSFIQNIPGVVYRCLVDEYWTTVFMSDSIQSLSGYPSSDFLEPNRKRTFSEIIHPEDRIHVSNIIQNAIDTTDTFVLNYRIIQKSGEIRWVLEYGGLVFDEEKKVKFLDGVILDNTDRRMIEEALIESKEKAEMAAITKTTFLANMSHEIRTPMNAIIGFTEVLLAGELYGNQKKQLETVKNSAKSLLRLLNDVLNSAKLDRGAVELEIIDFSLLSLVDQVCSAMGIEAKRKGLQFQYSLAENLEEYYKGDSLRIRQILTNLLGNAIKFTKEGFIQLSITTKEEEVLFHIQDSGIGIAPDRLEKIFDPFTQADVSMSRKFGGTGLGTTISKQLVELMKGKIWVESELGAGTHFYVSLPLEKGNPILEFNEKIQFDLPSMDILIVDDVKQNVELIELLMTSNGHKVEIAKNGREALEFFKSKKFDLVLMDIQMPEMDGLEATRQIRDYEKSSSIRTPIIALSASVFEEDKVSAKNAGMDGFVSKPIDIHDLFFEIKKLIQGSLVKSVPMNTKVNPKEAFQTQRGISLFGSLEKYVSMLDGFFRDFQFEIEESLIHLGNPSGEQAFLHKIKGVSSNLGVVLLSEISNGLENKLQNGKLTQADFESLQEAFRESYGQFLKEFGRKIAKEEVIQTQTKVLLESEKIDILKSIGVLTESFSKGSLDQKEWNVLSNLLSETKFLNLIFGMESSIQQFDFENSIKLLNDLKIQIKEEQ
- a CDS encoding HD domain-containing phosphohydrolase; this translates as MNAKPKVLIVDDEPTNLQILNEILQNDYHLLFAKDGAKGIELAISEEPELVLLDVMMPEMTGHEVCKVLKSNEKTKYIPVIFVTALTEVGDEEKGFQLGAVDYIIKPVSPPIVKARIKNQLSLVNVNEVKATRLQIVQRLGMASEYKDNETGMHVIRMSHYSQTLALAFGYSSEAAEEILNAAPMHDVGKIGIPDHIIQKPGKLTPEEWEIMKRHPQIGAEIIGDHNSSLLKLAKSIAITHHEKFDGTGYPFQLKGEGIPLEGRIIAIADVFDALTTVRPYKKAWEVDVAIEFLKKESGTHFDPILVEKFISVLPKILEIKNQWPEEIGT